The region TCAATCATCAGACAGGAGGCTTCCATGACAGAGGAGAGAGTAAGCCCGCTTCGTCAGCGGATGGTCGAAGACATGCGCATCCGCGGGATGGGCGACAAGGCACAGAAGTCCCACATCCGGGCGATCAAGGATTTCGCGGCCTTCCTGGGGCGATCACCCGATACGGCGACGCCGGAGGATCTGCGCGCCTATCAGCTCCACATGACCGACACCGGGGTCACGCCATCGACGTTCAACGTGCGGATCGTGGCGCTTCGGTTCTTTTTCGGCATGACCTGCGGGCGGGAGGAGATGAAGCGCTACATGCAATTCCGCACCGAACCGCGGAAGTTGCCCGTGGTGTTCAGCGTCGAAGAAGTGTCCGACATCCTGATGGCGGCGCCGGGGCCGGGCCTGAAGTATCGCGCCGCGCTCAGCATTTCCTATGGCGCAGGGCTCCGGGCCGCCGAGGTCTGCAACCTCAAGATCGGCGACATCGACAGTGATCGAATGCTGATCCATGTCGAGCAGGGCAAGGGCCAGAAGGACCGCAAGGTGATGCTGTCGCCAGGCCTGCTGAACCTACTGCGCGACTGGTGGCGCGAGGCCCGGCCGGAGGGTTGGCAGTTCCCCGGCAAGCCCAAGATCAACCCGATCTCGCCGCGCCAACTGAACCGCGCCTTCACCTCGGCCAAGCATATGGCCGGGGTCAAGAAGCCCGCCACCTTGCACACGTTGCGCCACAGCTTCGCGACGCATCTGCTCGAAGCCAACACGGACGTGCGCGTGATCCAGGTGCTGCTCGGGCATGCCAAGCTGACGACCACCGCCCGATATACCCACGTGGCCACCAAGACGATCCGTGACACCGTCAGTCCCTACGAGATGCTGGCCAGGTTGCAGGATCAGACGGTGAAGCGAAGCCTAGAGTGACCGGACGCCGGGGTGCCCCGGCCGAAGTTGGAGATCTCTGACATCTTTCGCGCCCATGGTCCCACGTGGCGGCAGGTCAATGCGGGGCATGTCAGCTTGATCCAGCTGAAGGTGATGTCGGCCATCGAAGCCTGCCGGACCGAGGCGCTCGGCGGGCATGTGGCGGGATGTGCCAAATGCGGCCACCAGCACATCGCCTACAATTCCTGCAAGAACCGGCATTGCCCCAAGTGCCAGGGGCCGGCGGCGCGGGACTGGATGGCGGCCCGTGCCGAGGACCTGCTCCCGGTCGAGTATTTCCACGTCGTCTTCACCCTTCCGGCCGAGATCGCGCAGGTCGCGTTCTGGAACAAGAAGGCGGTGTATGACCTGCTGTTCCGTGCTTCGGCCGAAACGGTCATGACCATCGCGGCCGACCCCAAGCGCATGGGCGCACGGGTTGGCATGACCAGCGTGCTGCACAGCTGGGGCTCGGCGCTGACGCATCATCCCCACATCCACATGATCGTCCCGGGCGGCGGACTGTCGCCCGACGGCGCCAGGTGGGTCGCCTGCCGCCCCGGTTTCTTCCTGCATGTGCGGGTTCTGTCGCGGCTGTTCCGACGCCTGTTTCTAGATGGGCTGATGCATCTGCACCGGGCCGGTCAATTGGCTTTCTTCGGCGATCTCGCCGAACTGGCCAGCGCGGACACCTTCACCGCCTGGCTCGCCCCGTTCCGCAGATCCGAATGGGTGGTCTTTGCCAAACCGCCCTTCGGTGGACCCGAGGCCGTGCTGGCCTATCTGAGCCGATACACGCACAGGGTCGCGATCTCCAACACCCGCCTGGTCAGCGCGGATGCCGATACCGTGGCGTTCCGCTGGAAGGATTACAGGATCAAGCGCGGCGATCGGCAAAAGGTCATGCGGCTGGCCACGCCGGAGTTCATTCGCAGGTTCCTGATCCACGTCCTGCCCGATGGCTTCCACCGCATCAGGCATTACGGCCTGCTGGCCAGCTCGGCCCGCAAGGCCAACATCACCAAAATCCGCGCCTTGCTCTGCGTCCAGCAGTCTGAACAGGTCGCCGTTCCGGAGCCAGAGCTTGAGATCACCCCGCACACCCTGCGCGAGCCATGCCCCTGTTGCGGCGGTCCCATGCGCATCATCGAGATCTTCAGGCGGGGACAGAAACCAATGTCGCGCGCGCCACCGAGGGAGCGGGCAGCATGACATATCGCCCGTCATCCGTCACGAAACAGCACCGGCTACACTCCGCAGACCCGGTCCGAACAGCGCGTGCTCGTTTACTTCCAACGTGGCACAAGGCGGCAACATCTCCAGAACGCACCGCCTCGTTGGGAGCATCAGCCGGGTTTAAGACCGTAGCCGGCACCTGCCTCGCCATCAGCAGCGCCCAGGATACAGCCGCCGCCGCGACCGCTCGCGCACTTTCTCCATAGCCTGATCCAAGACCCCGCGGCTTCCACCTTGGGAGGTTTTCCAACGCGGGTCGTGGTCGCGCCAGTGTGCAGCGTCCCAACGCGACCCGCATCGGAAAACCTTCACCAAACTGGCCGATGCTGCAAAACGCACCAACTATCGAAAAACCCGGAGAAGCGGTCATCCAAGACGCTCACCACGCCTCACACCCCGTGCGATAAATCCTTGCGATGGGAGGGGTGCTCTATCGGCAAACCAATCGATGCCTCGAAACCGGAGGCCGAACCAGGTCGTGGCGATTTCAAAACGAGCGAGCTTCCGACCCGGTTCGCGATGGCCGCGACGATGGCAAGGCCAAGTCCGCTGCCATCTGTGCTTGCGTTCGCCCGTTCGAAACGTGCCGTCAGGCGGTCGAGCATCTCGCGCGGCACGACGGGAGCATCGTTCGCGATGACAAGGTGGCCGTCCGCCATAAGGGTCACCTCGACCGCCGAATTCTCGGACCCGTGACGGAGGGCGTTTTCAACGAGATTGCGCAACAGGATGGCAAAGGCGTCGGGGTCGATATCGGACATCACGGCTCTCGGCGGCAGCGTCAGCGCGATGCGGCCCTCGCCAGTGGCGCGCCCAAGATCGTCCACCACTATGCGGGCGACCCCCCTAAGGTCCGCGCTCCGGTCCAGCCGTAGCCGCCCGCCTTCGACCCGCGCAAGCTGCATGAGGCGTTCGGAAAGCCGGGTCAGGCGCTTGAGCGTCGCCTCAATCTCGGCGGCACGCGCTTCGGTGGCCGGCTCCTGCGTCTCCGCCCTCAGCCGCTGCGCCTGAGCGATTGCGCCGGCCAGCGGCGTTCTCAACTCGTGGGCCGCGTTCGCGGCAAAACTGCGCTCGGCCTCGAACGCCTCGCGCAAGCGGGCCAGAAGGCCGTTGAGCGTCTTGGCCAATGGACCAATCTCCGTCGGCAGATCGTTGGCAGGAACCTCCGAGAGGTCGCGGGCGCCGCGCGCCTCCAGCCGAGCACGGAACCGGCGCAGCGGATCGAGGCTGAATTGAACGGCAAGAATGATCGCCACCAGCGCGATCGGCAGCACGATGATCAGCGGCAGGCCGAGGCCCATCTGGATCTCACGCGCGACCGACGCGCGATGGGCCAGCGGCTCGGCCACGGTGATCCGGATCGTGTCCTGAAGCGCTGCGTCGCTGTAGAACCGGTGGGTGGCGGTCTGCCGAAACCCGCGCCCGTCCCAAGGCGGGAACACGGCAGGGTCGGCCGCATGAGATTGCAGCAGGATGCGCCCCTCGCCATCGCGCACGAGGTAGGTGAAGAACTCGTCGTGCTCCCGGATGGGCGCGAGCCGCTGCGTCACGCCCTGATCTTCCCGCCCGACGATATCGGTCACCGCCAGCGGGAGAATGCGTTCCGCCGTCTCGCGCAGGGCACTGTCGAAGACCTCGTCCAGCTCACCTCTGACGATGACGGCAGTCAACGTCGCCGCGAGCAGCCACAGCACCGTCAGCGCCAGGCCGAGCGACAGGCCGAGTCGGCCCTGAAGGCTCGCAGGCCATTTCATGATTTGCCGAGCCTGTAGCCCATGCCACGCTCGGTCTCGATAACGGAAGCCCCAAGCTTCTTGCGCAGGCGGCTCACATGGACCTCGATGGTGTTGCTCTCCACTTCGGCGTCGAAGGCATAGAGCTTTTCTTCCAGCTGTGCTTTCGAAAGAAGCTGCCCCGGCCGTGCAAGAAACGCCTCGAACAGCGCCCATTCACGGGCGGTCAGGGGGACAAGCTTGCCATCGCGGTGGATGCTGCGGGCCGCGAGGTCGATCTGCAGCGCCCCGAGCGACACGAGAGGGTTGGGATCGCCGCTGTAGCGCCGGGCGACCGAGCCGATCCGGGCGGACAGTTCGGCAAGGTCGAAAGGCTTCACGAGGTAGTCATCCGCGCCCGCGTTCAACCCCTCGATCCGGTCCGAAACCTGGTCGAGCGCGGTCAGAATAATGACGGGGGTCACGTCGCCGCGCGCGCGCAAGCCCTTGAGAAACCCGATGCCACGGCCATCAGGCAGCATCAGGTCGAGCAGGATCAGATCGAAGGCAGTGGTTCGCACCGAATCGCCCGCCACATCGAGACGCGTAACCCAATCCACCGACTGGCCATCCGCCGCGATCTGATCGCGCACTGCGGCTCCCAGTACCATGTCGTCTTCGATCAGAAGGATGCGCATCCCGTTCTCCGCACTTAACCGGTGGCCTTCAATGATCCGGCAGGCTGACGTGAAGCTGAAGCGGGCACGTCAAGCCGCTTCAGGCTGCCGTCAGCTTTGTGGTGCAGTAATCTCATCGAGATGGCCGTGACGAGGAGTTTGGCCCATGAAGAAGACATTGACAATTCTTGGCTTTCTCGCGGTCTTCCCGGCCAGCGTCGCCCTGGCGGACGATGACTGCTTCGTGCCGATGGCCGATTGGCAACCGCGAGACGCGGTGACGCGGCTTGCGGAAGATAACGGCTGGACCGTGCGCCGCATCAAGATCGACGACGGGTGTTACGAGATCGACGGCCGCGATGCCGAGGGTCGCCGGATCGAGGTGACCGTGCACCCGTCAACCCTGCAAATCATAGAGTTCGAATTCGAGGATGATGACGATGACTGAAACTTCCGCCTCCGGGCACGCTGCCGGCAGAGGTGGTGCGGATGGCACGATCCGGGTCTGGGATCCGCTGGTGCGGGTCTTCCATTGGGGCCTGGTCGCGGCCTTTGCCGTCGCCTACCTGACAGCCGAGGAGCTTTCCACCGTTCACGAGATCGCGGGCTACACCGTGGCGGGACTGGTGGTCTTTCGCCTAATCTGGGGCTTCGCCGGAAGCCGGTACGCCCGGTTTTCACAGTTCCTGAAAGGTCCGTCTGCCACGGTCGGCTATCTGGGTGACATGCTCGGCGGCCGGGAACGCCACTACCTGGGGCACAACCCTGCAGGCGCGGCGATGATTGTCGCGTTGCTGCTCACGTTGTCCGGAACCGCTTTCAGCGGATGGCTGTTGGAAGATGAAAACCGCATCGCCATGCTGCCTGCCCTGCCACAGATCGTGGCGCCGGCCTGGGCCGACGATGATGGCGACGAGCGCGAGGAATATGGCGAGCGGGGCGAAGGGGGCGAAAGTGCCGTGGAGGAACTGCACGAGGTGCTCGCGAACCTCATGCTGTTTCTGATCGCGGCGCATGTCGCCGGCGTGGTACTGGCGTCGTTCCGCCACCGCGAGAATCTGGCGCGGGCCATGGTGACCGGCGAGAAGCGCGCGCCCGGCCCTGGCGACATCGCCTGAGCGTTCCCCCGGCCGCTTCGTCCCAACGGCCGCACTGGCCCCGCCGAAATCGGCGGGGCCTTTTTCGTACCTGACGGCAAGCTGAAGCGGTCTGCACGATTCCGTCAGGAAGCCCTCAGGTCCGGCCGCCAGATTGGCTTCAGCAGACGAAAGGAGACCCTGCCATGAAAAAGACCCTGACACTTCTGGTCGCGTCCACGGCGCTGACCACCGCGATCGGCGTCCCCGCCTGGAGCGCGATGCAATCCCCGCCCGGCGTCCTTCGGCCCGTCGCCGCTCTCTTCGATGACGCCCCGCAAGCGATGCCGCTCGTTCTCGTCGCGGCCACGACGACGACGACGATGACGACCGCTGGCGGGACGGTTCTCGTCGCGGCCACGACGACGACGACGATGACGACGATGACGACGATGACTGCGACGACGATGATGACGACGACGATTGTCAGGGCGGCGCTCGCAATCCCGCGCCCGCCGGCACGGTCGCCCCTCCGCAGAACGGCCTCTTCGGCAACGGTGCGCCGCCGCAGGTTCAGGTGAACTGAACCGCTCCGAAGTTCCTCTCCGAACAAGGATCCATACGATGAAATCGCTTCTCGCCACGCTCGCGCTGACCACGGCGCTGACGCTCCCCGGCCTCGCCATGGCGCGTCCGGTGACGCTCACCACGATCCTCAACAATTACGGCGGCGACGGGGCCTATCTCGCGCTCTACGTCACCGACACCTCGGGCGCCTATGTCGGCAGTCTCTGGATGGCTGGCGGCAAGTCCAAGTACTACGAGCACCTCAGCGACTGGTACCGCGCCACCGGCGGCGACACCGCGCAGGTGAACGGCATCACCGGCGCCAGCGTCGGCGCGGGCCGCACGCTCGAGATCACGCTCGACCTGGCCGACGCGCTCTTCGACGCGGGCTACACGCTCCACATCGACGCGGCCGTCGAGGACATGCGCGACAGCCCGAACGAGGTGGCCGTCCCGCTCACGACCGACGGCGCCGGCACGCCGGTGCAGGGCCGCCGCTACATCGCCAGCTTCGCCTACGACATGTGAGGAGCGGGGCCATGATCCGTGCACTCCATCGCTGGCCGGGTCTTCTGGCCCTTGCGCTCGTCACCATCCTGAGTCTGAGCGGCGCGGCGCTGTCGGTCTTCCCAGCGGCCGAACGGCTTGCCGCACCGCAGGCGGAAGCCGGACTGACCGTCGCCGCCCTCGCGGACCGCATCCAGACGGTCTATCCGGGCGTCGAGCAGATCCGCCGATCACCCTCGGGCCGGATCACCGCCTACTGGTTCGACCAGGGCGCGCCGGGCGCTGCCGTGATTGACCCGGTGACCGGTGAGGGCGTGGCCTCGGCCGACCCGAACCAGGCCGAACGCTGGCTCACCAACCTGCACCGGTCGCTGTTCCTCGGGGACGGCGGGCGCATAGCCATGGCTGCAGGGGCTGCCGCGATGCTGATCCTCTCGCTCTCCGGTGCGGCGCTGGTCGCGCGGCGGACGGGCGGCTGGCGGCACTGGTTCGCGCGCCTGCGCGGTCCGCTCGCGGGCAGGCTGCACGTCGAGATCGCCCGGATCGCCGTCGTCGGCTTCGTTCTGTCTTCCACGACCGCCCTCTGGATGACGGCGTCGACCTTCGATCTCCTGCCGGATGGCAGCGCCATCCCGGCCATGCCGACCGAGGTCAGTGGAGCGACGGGGTTTGCGCCGGACCGAATGGCCACGCTGCAGCAGACGCCCGTCGCCGAGTTGCGCGAACTGAGCTTTCCCTATCCCGGCGACGCGACGGACGTGTTCACGCTCAAGACCGACCGGGGCACCGGCTATCTCGACCAGGGCGACGGAGACCTCCTGGCCTGGGCCGACCTCACGGGATGGGAGCGCGTCTCGGAGACCATCTACATGCTGCACACCGGACAGGGCGCGGCGACGCTCGGCCTGGTGCTCGGCCTCATGGCGCTCGGCGTGCCCGCGATGGGCGCGACCGGCGTGCTGATCTGGCTCGCCGGGCGGCGCGGTCGGCCGCGCATCCGAGGCAATCAGCCCGCGGGACGTGCCGAGACGATCCTGCTCGTCGGCAGCGAGGGCGGCAGCACCTGGGGATTTGCGGCCACGCTCCACACCGCACTGACGCAAGCCGGGCAGAAGGTACACACAGCGCCGATGTCGGCCTTCGCGCCAGAACGCTACGCTACGGCCCAGCGGATCATCCTGCTCGCCGCAACCTATGGCGACGGCGCGGCGCCCGCCTCGGCGAAGGGCTTTCTCGAGCGGCTAAACGCTTCCGACAGGGCGCCGGACATTTCTCTGGCGGTGCTCGGCTTCGGCGACCGCAGCTTTCCTGCCTATTGCGCCTTCGCAAGGGACGTCGCGGCAGCGGCGCAGGCGAAGGGTTGGCCCGAGCTTCTGCCGCTCGACACAATCGACCGGCAATCGCCGCAGGATTTCGCGCGCTGGGGCCGGGCGCTCGGAGACGTGCTCGGCATTGCGCTCGAACTGACGCACCAGCCGGTCCAGCCGCAAACGACCACGCTGACCCTCGTCTCGCGGCGCGACTACGGCGCTGAGGTGCCGGCCCCGACGGCGATCCTCCGCTTCGCGTTTCCCCGCGTCTCGCTCGGGCAACGGCTGCTCGGGGGCGGGTTCGCACGGTTCCAGGCGGGTGACCTGATCGGCATTCTGCCCGAAGGCGGGACCGTCCCGCGGCTCTATTCGCTCGCCTCTGGGCGCCGCGACGGCTTCATCGAGATCGTGGTCAAGAAGCATCCCGGCGGCCTCTGCTCGGGTCAGCTCACAGCGCTGGAACCTGGCGACACGGTGAGCGCCTTCTTGCGCCCCAACCCCGGTTTCCGTCCGGGGCGGAGCCGGGCGCCCCTGATCCTGATCGGCGCAGGGACCGGCATCGGGCCGCTAGCGGGCTTTGTGCGCGGCAATACGCGCCGCAGGCCGATCCACCTGTTCTTCGGCATGCGCCATCCCGACAGCGATTTCTTCTACGGCGAGGAGTTCCCCGGATGGCAGGACGAAGGGCGTGTAAGCCGGCTGGTCACCGCCGTCTCGCGCGGGGCGCGTCCCCATTACGTCCAGGACGCGCTGCGCAGCGAGGCCACTCAGGTCGCAGAGCTCATC is a window of Paracoccus zhejiangensis DNA encoding:
- a CDS encoding cytochrome b/b6 domain-containing protein, whose amino-acid sequence is MTETSASGHAAGRGGADGTIRVWDPLVRVFHWGLVAAFAVAYLTAEELSTVHEIAGYTVAGLVVFRLIWGFAGSRYARFSQFLKGPSATVGYLGDMLGGRERHYLGHNPAGAAMIVALLLTLSGTAFSGWLLEDENRIAMLPALPQIVAPAWADDDGDEREEYGERGEGGESAVEELHEVLANLMLFLIAAHVAGVVLASFRHRENLARAMVTGEKRAPGPGDIA
- a CDS encoding PepSY domain-containing protein, which produces MIRALHRWPGLLALALVTILSLSGAALSVFPAAERLAAPQAEAGLTVAALADRIQTVYPGVEQIRRSPSGRITAYWFDQGAPGAAVIDPVTGEGVASADPNQAERWLTNLHRSLFLGDGGRIAMAAGAAAMLILSLSGAALVARRTGGWRHWFARLRGPLAGRLHVEIARIAVVGFVLSSTTALWMTASTFDLLPDGSAIPAMPTEVSGATGFAPDRMATLQQTPVAELRELSFPYPGDATDVFTLKTDRGTGYLDQGDGDLLAWADLTGWERVSETIYMLHTGQGAATLGLVLGLMALGVPAMGATGVLIWLAGRRGRPRIRGNQPAGRAETILLVGSEGGSTWGFAATLHTALTQAGQKVHTAPMSAFAPERYATAQRIILLAATYGDGAAPASAKGFLERLNASDRAPDISLAVLGFGDRSFPAYCAFARDVAAAAQAKGWPELLPLDTIDRQSPQDFARWGRALGDVLGIALELTHQPVQPQTTTLTLVSRRDYGAEVPAPTAILRFAFPRVSLGQRLLGGGFARFQAGDLIGILPEGGTVPRLYSLASGRRDGFIEIVVKKHPGGLCSGQLTALEPGDTVSAFLRPNPGFRPGRSRAPLILIGAGTGIGPLAGFVRGNTRRRPIHLFFGMRHPDSDFFYGEEFPGWQDEGRVSRLVTAVSRGARPHYVQDALRSEATQVAELIRNGARVMVCGGRDMAAGVAEALAEILAPAGLTPAVLKAEGRYVEDVY
- a CDS encoding tyrosine-type recombinase/integrase, encoding MTEERVSPLRQRMVEDMRIRGMGDKAQKSHIRAIKDFAAFLGRSPDTATPEDLRAYQLHMTDTGVTPSTFNVRIVALRFFFGMTCGREEMKRYMQFRTEPRKLPVVFSVEEVSDILMAAPGPGLKYRAALSISYGAGLRAAEVCNLKIGDIDSDRMLIHVEQGKGQKDRKVMLSPGLLNLLRDWWREARPEGWQFPGKPKINPISPRQLNRAFTSAKHMAGVKKPATLHTLRHSFATHLLEANTDVRVIQVLLGHAKLTTTARYTHVATKTIRDTVSPYEMLARLQDQTVKRSLE
- a CDS encoding ATP-binding protein → MKWPASLQGRLGLSLGLALTVLWLLAATLTAVIVRGELDEVFDSALRETAERILPLAVTDIVGREDQGVTQRLAPIREHDEFFTYLVRDGEGRILLQSHAADPAVFPPWDGRGFRQTATHRFYSDAALQDTIRITVAEPLAHRASVAREIQMGLGLPLIIVLPIALVAIILAVQFSLDPLRRFRARLEARGARDLSEVPANDLPTEIGPLAKTLNGLLARLREAFEAERSFAANAAHELRTPLAGAIAQAQRLRAETQEPATEARAAEIEATLKRLTRLSERLMQLARVEGGRLRLDRSADLRGVARIVVDDLGRATGEGRIALTLPPRAVMSDIDPDAFAILLRNLVENALRHGSENSAVEVTLMADGHLVIANDAPVVPREMLDRLTARFERANASTDGSGLGLAIVAAIANRVGSSLVLKSPRPGSASGFEASIGLPIEHPSHRKDLSHGV
- a CDS encoding response regulator transcription factor; protein product: MRILLIEDDMVLGAAVRDQIAADGQSVDWVTRLDVAGDSVRTTAFDLILLDLMLPDGRGIGFLKGLRARGDVTPVIILTALDQVSDRIEGLNAGADDYLVKPFDLAELSARIGSVARRYSGDPNPLVSLGALQIDLAARSIHRDGKLVPLTAREWALFEAFLARPGQLLSKAQLEEKLYAFDAEVESNTIEVHVSRLRKKLGASVIETERGMGYRLGKS
- a CDS encoding IS91 family transposase; protein product: MPRPKLEISDIFRAHGPTWRQVNAGHVSLIQLKVMSAIEACRTEALGGHVAGCAKCGHQHIAYNSCKNRHCPKCQGPAARDWMAARAEDLLPVEYFHVVFTLPAEIAQVAFWNKKAVYDLLFRASAETVMTIAADPKRMGARVGMTSVLHSWGSALTHHPHIHMIVPGGGLSPDGARWVACRPGFFLHVRVLSRLFRRLFLDGLMHLHRAGQLAFFGDLAELASADTFTAWLAPFRRSEWVVFAKPPFGGPEAVLAYLSRYTHRVAISNTRLVSADADTVAFRWKDYRIKRGDRQKVMRLATPEFIRRFLIHVLPDGFHRIRHYGLLASSARKANITKIRALLCVQQSEQVAVPEPELEITPHTLREPCPCCGGPMRIIEIFRRGQKPMSRAPPRERAA
- a CDS encoding PepSY domain-containing protein; this encodes MKKTLTILGFLAVFPASVALADDDCFVPMADWQPRDAVTRLAEDNGWTVRRIKIDDGCYEIDGRDAEGRRIEVTVHPSTLQIIEFEFEDDDDD
- a CDS encoding DUF2271 domain-containing protein, yielding MKSLLATLALTTALTLPGLAMARPVTLTTILNNYGGDGAYLALYVTDTSGAYVGSLWMAGGKSKYYEHLSDWYRATGGDTAQVNGITGASVGAGRTLEITLDLADALFDAGYTLHIDAAVEDMRDSPNEVAVPLTTDGAGTPVQGRRYIASFAYDM